A stretch of DNA from Cryptomeria japonica chromosome 4, Sugi_1.0, whole genome shotgun sequence:
CCTCTGCCTGCCAATCGCATCAATCTCCAAACTTCACTCGCCCCGAAAGTTCGCCATTTCCATCTTTTAGGGAAAAACTGTTGTTGAAAAATACCGTTGAAATATAGAGGGCAGAATGGATCTGGTGGGCAGAGCATCAAGCTGCTCTTCAGCGCCAATGTGAGGCGCAAGCTCCAACCACAGCTTCCTGCGGGCTTCTATGGAAATGCCTTTGTGCTTGCCTGTGCAGAGAGCACTGTAGATGAGCTCACAGAGCTCCCTCTTTCCTACGCTGTACAACTTTTGCAGAAGGCCAAGGCCAGACTTTTGGATGATTATGTACGCTCCGTGATTGACTATTTGGCTGATAAAAGTGTCCGGCCTGATATGGTGGCGAGCTTGGTGACTTCACAGTGGTCGAGAATGGAGCTAATGGATGTGGATTTTGGGTGGGGGAAGCCCCTTCATGTTGGGCCCCTTGCCAGTGACATATATTGCCTTTTGCTGCCTTCTTCCTCTCCGTCGACTGCTGCCCTAGATGTTCTTATCGACGAGCCCGGTTGCGCTCCCCAGTCTTCGCGCAGAAACTTTAGATCATGTTAGTCTCATGTtcgaactatatatatataaaagttattCGAATTAAAATAGGTAAATATAATacacataatttaaaaaaatatatgtctaTAAATACATATAATTGAAAACGTaaaagtaaaaattaaaataataaaaatagagaTCAACAATTTTTTATAAAGCtaacaaaattaaatataatattactTGATATTATAGATTTGCAAGTGTACTATATAGGATGTGTAGCCATGAATAAAATTAATTTGATTGTGTAAttataaaatatcaaataatttatcatttatagcATGTAATTATACAAAAGTATTTTAGAAATACAACattatttattataaattaattatatttcttaactaaatattttactaatattttgaattgtaatgaataaaaataataattttaaatatttattagcttaataaatttattatttatcattaaaattttaattattattttcaataatatttattattaagagGAAAGGAAACTCAAAAAATAGGATATATAAACCTACAAACTTTTGGATCAATTGTTGGATCTTAGAGTAGGATTAGGTTGTAAATAACTATAAAATAGGGGGAAAACAAGAAATTGTAAAAAATTTCATAATATTCTACTAACAATATTCTATCCTCTTTTTAACACTATTTTGGATATAAAATTAATTGGAATTTATAATAGAAATAGGTTAGAGTAGAAATAGGTTGTAAATAACTATAAAATAGGGGGAAAACAAGAGattacataaaaaattcataatatTCTACTAACAACATTTATCTTATTTTTAGCAATATTTTGGAAATACAATTAATTGGATTTTATAGTAAAAATGGGTtagaaataattataaataatgaaAAGGATAAGAGGTTGtggagatttatttatttatttttttggcgaggtggcaatgccacttgatatattttattaataataaataatttttgcaatatatttaaaaactgattcaaactgagctcccagagaaaagaactagcaagaaaaactctggtcattgctcatcaacaagattatagaagagaagtagtgaacaatttTTTAGTTgtagctagttacaaaatagagattagCAAAGGAGCATGTAGACTCttttacacataggagcatgcaagcttgttttacagaataggagcatgcaaacttatttacaaaataagttcttGGGATATCTTGAATGCCCTACAACAAAGGACtcctgcaatcaaaattgacatgcccctgcaccaaaaaacaactgcaaccaaaaaatatatatactacagaacacagagaatttacaagaaacgcaaggttccaaaacatgactaacaccaacgacatgagatctacggtctgccattatagacaaatgccaaaggagaagaggtgaatgcagaaatgctagagagaaatgaagcccaaaatttttatgtcgtaaatgaaaagaaagaggagatatatcataaaaaactgacaaactaaaagaagcggcatacagagataatcatgaaaacaatgctacgtcaaactttaaatgacatatgaaggatggattcccaatgtgaaaataaatatctctagatttcacaccagaagagagtactaaacacacgaacaacatcaataacaaccaactcatcattaatgaatgccaagtgatggtCAAGTAAagaaaagtacctcaaatcaaaaccaaatggaattatgaaaagaaatacctcaccaagagaagagaatatcaactcgtataaacgagcaatcatataataagaaagattaaaccCTCAACTCTATAGAagctataattaataggtttgggaagctcatcaaatcaccccccaatcaagaggaatcaataacaattttgtcacaacccatattagcgaggcaatcagccaatgcattaccttcacgataaacatgtgagatgatgaggtgctcaaacgtatcaagaagagtccatatttgttcaagaatataccggaaatgccaattatcaacttttcttgccttgcaagcattaatgacaatagctgaatcaccttcaatatgaaggtatttgaaattcaaatccttagccataacaagaccttctaaaagagcacaagcctcggccatattaattgttgtaggagaaattggcatagcttttaatgctaataaagaacccaaatgatcatgaaaaactatccctattcttgAATCACCTGGATTTccatgggaggatccatca
This window harbors:
- the LOC131031403 gene encoding alcohol acyltransferase 9-like is translated as MFSPPKSERAKPTHPPIHPPEKPIAAHFQLGRQTDPLEEADQTPPHPPTLSPLPANRINLQTSLAPKSIKLLFSANVRRKLQPQLPAGFYGNAFVLACAESTVDELTELPLSYAVQLLQKAKARLLDDYVRSVIDYLADKSVRPDMVASLVTSQWSRMELMDVDFGWGKPLHVGPLASDIYCLLLPSSSPSTAALDVLIDEPGCAPQSSRRNFRSC